A window of Vibrio ishigakensis contains these coding sequences:
- the cpxA gene encoding envelope stress sensor histidine kinase CpxA — MNLPKFSSLYGRIFAIFWITVLAVLIAVIAIQKSDPRKSHSVSKESLVKINRLVHLVEKDLNKSKNVGARLKSLNVTRFGNKDFRLYLADSEGNLLSRERGFKRRALQAMASELADATEPSQKQFDHFMVAGPFPIELHGEPYSMYAGFDRKLPPPFLYRILDAPVTLLIAVMLVSTPLLLWCAWTLSQPARRLEQAAKRVTRGEFEVDPSLEQGTKEFKQAGESFNQMVLSVNQMVSGQQKMLSDISHELRSPLTRLRMANALATRKQGNSKELERIETEAERLEQMIRDLLDLSRMQIDSHHNRELLSLDELWREMLLDAQFEAEQSGMQLEFNAIPEQQVFGNRKLLTSAIENIIRNAIRYGESQIHVEFSVQSNKLELRVEDDGPGVPSEELESIFRPFYRVSTARDRESGGTGLGLAITESAILQHNGSITASQSEQLGGLMMQVSLPLKA; from the coding sequence ATGAATCTGCCCAAGTTCTCTAGCCTGTATGGGCGCATCTTTGCCATATTTTGGATCACTGTATTAGCAGTACTGATCGCAGTGATCGCGATCCAAAAATCGGATCCTCGTAAATCTCACTCAGTGAGCAAAGAATCCTTAGTGAAGATCAATCGCCTAGTGCATCTAGTCGAAAAAGATCTCAACAAAAGCAAGAATGTAGGAGCACGATTAAAGAGCCTAAACGTCACCCGCTTTGGCAATAAAGACTTTCGCCTCTATCTCGCAGACAGCGAGGGTAATCTCCTGAGCAGAGAAAGAGGCTTCAAGCGTCGTGCCCTACAGGCGATGGCCTCTGAATTGGCGGACGCTACTGAGCCGAGCCAAAAACAGTTTGACCATTTCATGGTAGCCGGTCCTTTCCCGATTGAGTTACACGGCGAGCCCTACTCTATGTATGCTGGCTTTGACCGTAAACTGCCGCCGCCATTCCTGTACCGAATACTTGATGCACCCGTTACCCTCTTAATAGCGGTGATGCTGGTCAGTACCCCACTGCTATTGTGGTGTGCGTGGACCTTAAGTCAGCCCGCGCGTCGATTGGAGCAAGCTGCGAAACGAGTCACCCGAGGCGAGTTTGAGGTAGACCCTAGCCTTGAGCAAGGAACCAAAGAATTTAAACAGGCAGGCGAGAGCTTTAACCAGATGGTGCTGTCTGTTAATCAGATGGTCTCTGGTCAACAAAAGATGCTGTCGGATATCTCCCATGAGCTTCGCTCGCCACTTACGCGATTGCGTATGGCCAATGCCCTTGCTACTCGTAAGCAAGGAAACTCCAAAGAGCTAGAGCGCATAGAAACCGAAGCGGAAAGATTGGAACAGATGATTCGCGACCTTCTTGATCTGTCTCGGATGCAGATAGACAGTCATCATAATCGAGAACTTCTAAGCCTAGATGAACTGTGGCGCGAGATGCTGCTAGATGCACAGTTCGAGGCAGAACAGAGTGGCATGCAGTTGGAGTTTAATGCGATTCCCGAACAGCAAGTGTTTGGTAATCGTAAACTACTCACCAGCGCAATAGAGAATATTATCCGCAACGCTATCCGCTATGGAGAAAGCCAGATACACGTGGAATTTTCAGTGCAGAGCAACAAGCTAGAGCTAAGGGTTGAAGACGATGGCCCAGGCGTTCCTAGTGAAGAGCTAGAAAGCATCTTCCGACCTTTCTATCGTGTTTCGACTGCTCGGGACAGAGAAAGTGGTGGCACAGGTCTTGGCCTTGCTATTACAGAGAGCGCTATCTTGCAGCACAATGGCTCTATTACCGCCTCTCAAAGTGAACAACTTGGTGGCTTGATGATGCAAGTGAGTTTGCCTCTCAAGGCCTAA